Within Oxobacter pfennigii, the genomic segment GGTGAAGGAGGTGGAGTGCATGTCATATAAGTCCGGCCGGCTGGAGGACTTCGAGGCGTTTGTGACAAGGCATGAGAATAAGCTCTATCGCATCGCACTCGCCGTTATGGGGAACGTATCCGACGCAGAGGACGTGGTTCAGGAAGTGTTTTTTCGCGCCTATGAGAAAGCACCTGCGTTTGAAACAGTGGAACATGAAAAGGCGTGGCTCACCAGAGTAACGGTGAACCTCTGCAACAGCCGCCTCCGCTCTCCATGGAGGAAGCGTATGGAGCCGCTTTTGGATTTCTATCCTGCCGAGGAGCCGAAACAGCATGAGCTACTGGAGTGCGTTCTGGCCTTACCGTCTAAATACCGTGCTGTTATCCACCTGTTTTATTACGAGGGTTATTCCGTGAAAGACATCTCAAGTCTGACTGGGCAAAAGGAGAGTACCGTTCGGAGTCTACTCACCCGCGCTCGGCAAAAGCTCAAATCTGCCTTGAAGGAGGACGACTATGAAAGCATATAACGATTATATGGATAATATATCGGTTTCGGATACCCTGCATCGCAGGTTTACATCATATGCCACCAATACCAGGCCTGCACGCCGTTCAACTATGGTTAGGCGATATGCTGCAGCCTTTACCTGTCTCGCCGTGATTTTATTGGGCATGTTGACGGTGCCGCGGCTGCTTCCAGACAATGTAACGCCGATAACCGACTCTTCCCATCAACTAGGAGCGACCGGTCCCGCTATTACTAAACCTGATAACAAAAGACAAAGCGGCGCGGTATATCATGACATAGATATATCGCAAATTACCAGGCAGGAATATAAAGCAAAAGTGCCGGAAGGATTCATCTTTAAGCAAAAGTTAAGGCTCATGAAAAAAGATTTTCAAGATTTTAATATTGATTCCCATTGGGACGAACAAGCGCATTTTACTGAGGAGGATATAGAATCATCCCTGCACATATCCATTATCGACCCCGTTCTTCCCAGAGGGGATTATACGACAACTCAAGGCGTTTTAGTGGACGACGCTACGGACGAAATCATCGCGTACCGGACAGATTATTATTACTTTAACAAAGATACGATGGAATTTCAAAACAGGTTCAGTATCTTCTATTTCGGAGCGGCTCACTTTAATACGGCAGAAATCGAGCAAATGCAAAATGTAACCAAAACAGATGGTGAAGTCCATATAGATGATTTAGTTTTGCCGACCAATGCACATTTTAAGATGCCCCATGTACGTAAGCTGGTCTATCTGGAAAACGGCGTTGGTACTGCCATGGAGGCAGAAGCGGATGCTGTGATAACCGGAGGTAAGGTTGACCAAGAAAAAAGCCTTGAACGTTATGCGCAAGCTGATAAACAACTTATAACCTTGATGGACGCATCTGCCTTTGAATCACCAAGCAAAGCCATTGAGCTTACCGAAGCATATGAAGACCCTGATTTCGGTAAGTATCTGCCTGAGGACCTACCATCCGGCTTTGCTTTCGAGTCCACCGTGCGTTCTATCAATCAGGAGAGGAATAGCCTCAGCGCCCTGTGGACAAAGGGTATGAGCGAGGTCCATTGGCGCATTTCTACTCTGGGAGAAGATGACAAAGTACGGATCACGTCTGTTGCCGACACGCGGAATTACGATCTCTCCTTCTATCCTATTCCCCGCGCCGATTCTGTGCCCGATGAACTGCGGGAGATCGTGACTGATCCCATCTTCTCCAGCGAGGAGTTAACGCTGGAAGCTGTTCAGGCGCGAGCCGATGAGGTGTCGGACGCGGGCGATATATCCGATCCCCGTATGCGCTTTGGTGTGCTGTATGGGAATATCCTGGTGGAAATCAACGTCAAAGGCGCGACATCGGAGGCCGTATTTAAGATGTTACAGCAAATTGAGAAATAATTTTAT encodes:
- a CDS encoding RNA polymerase sigma factor encodes the protein MSYKSGRLEDFEAFVTRHENKLYRIALAVMGNVSDAEDVVQEVFFRAYEKAPAFETVEHEKAWLTRVTVNLCNSRLRSPWRKRMEPLLDFYPAEEPKQHELLECVLALPSKYRAVIHLFYYEGYSVKDISSLTGQKESTVRSLLTRARQKLKSALKEDDYESI